A genomic region of Arvicola amphibius chromosome 7, mArvAmp1.2, whole genome shotgun sequence contains the following coding sequences:
- the Zbtb25 gene encoding zinc finger and BTB domain-containing protein 25 — protein sequence MDTASHSLVLLQQLNMQREFGFLCDCTVAIGDVYFKAHRAVLAAFSNYFKMIFIHQTSECIKIQPTDIQPDIFSYLLHIMYTGKGPKQMVDHSRLEEGIRFLHADYLSHIATEVNQVFSPETVQTSNLYGIQISTTQKTAVKQGLEVKETPPSSSGNRAAVQGDHPQLQLSLAIGLDDGSAEQQRARPAAQALEEHQKPPVSIKQERCDPESVISQGHSSSSSEVTGPSFTENSIKVHLCHYCGERFESRGNLRQHLHTHVSGSLPFGVPASILESNDLGEVRPLSDSSEALDCRRLSSFLAREKEQQQPVPEPSSRGPAEPLQISQVSLISKDTEPVELNCNFSFSRKRKISCTICGHKFLRKSQLLEHMYTHKGKSYRYNRCQRFGNSLAQRFQQYCDSWPDVPLKSSRLSQEHLDLPCALESELTPGSVDTILVE from the exons ATGGATACTGCTAGCCATAGCCTTGTCCTTCTGCAGCAGCTGAACATGCAGCGAGAAtttggttttctgtgtgattGCACAGTTGCTATTGGAGATGTTTATTTCAAAGCCCACAGAGCGGTACTTGCTGCCTTTTCCAACTATTTTAAGATGATATTTATTCACCAAACAAG tgAATGCATAAAAATACAACCAACTGACATCCAGCCCGATATATTCAGCTACTTGTTGCACATTATGTACACAGGAAAAGGGCCCAAACAGATGGTGGACCATAGTCGTTTGGAGGAAGGGATCAGATTTCTCCATGCGGACTACCTTTCCCATATTGCAACTGAAGTGAATCAAGTGTTCTCACCAGAGACTGTGCAGACCTCAAATCTCTATGGTATTCAGATTTCAACAACCCAGAAAACAGCTGTCAAGCAAGGGCTGGAGGTGAAAGAAACTCCTCCCAGTAGCAGTGGGAACAGAGCTGCTGTCCAAGGTGATCACCCACAGCTGCAGCTCTCCCTTGCAATTGGGCTGGATGATGGGAGCGCAGAGCAGCAGAGGGCCCGTCCTGCTGCCCAGGCCTTGGAGGAGCACCAGAAGCCCCCGGTGTCCATCAAACAGGAGAGATGTGATCCAGAGTCTGTGATCTCCCAAGGCCACTCCTCGTCCTCATCAGAAGTGACTGGCCCCTCTTTTACAGAAAACAGTATCAAAGTCCACTTATGCCATTACTGTGGGGAGCGTTTTGAATCCCGTGGTAACCTGAGACAGCACCTCCATACCCATGTGTCTGGATCTCTCCCGTTTGGTGTCCCTGCTTCCATTTTGGAAAGTAACGACCTTGGTGAAGTGCGTCCACTCAGTGACAGCAGCGAGGCTCTTGACTGCCGAAGGCTCAGCTCCTTCCTTGCCAGGgagaaggagcagcagcagccagtgccCGAGCCCTCGAGCCGGGGTCCCGCAGAGCCTTTACAGATCAGTCAAGTGTCTTTGatctccaaagacacagagccaGTAGAATtaaactgtaatttttctttttcaagaaaaagaaaaatcagttgtACCATCTGTGGTCATAAATTTCTCCGAAAGAGCCAGTTACTggaacacatgtatacacataaaggTAAATCTTACAGATACAACAGATGCCAAAGGTTTGGGAATTCATTGGCCCAGAGGTTTCAGCAGTATTGTGACAGCTGGCCCGATGTCCCCCTGAAAAGTTCGCGCTTGTCACAAGAACATTTAGACTTGCCGTGTGCCTTAGAGTCAGAGCTCACACCAGGAAGTGTGGATACCATCCTTGTCGAGTAG
- the Akap5 gene encoding A-kinase anchor protein 5 encodes MKESSVKMESGASEIQIETKDEKEPGAVCPQKERQERNRATLCFKRRKKASKMKSKVTSKTAGGTKTRPPEAGASDQPQPAGAWASIKRLVTPRKRSESSKTQKPSAAEVQPEDAALPKKKAKSRLKIPCIRFSRGAKRSRHSKLTEDSDYNMGVQQRGADDLEIKPQTQLADQTSQAISTQGPQEGVLVEDGKDVQEPQVSRNVTSGENVISVELELKDESSAIQMGTPVLEKEAEVIKEKPSVQAQQASPLQSSEADSPCPVASRVPASPATAYQRGVYKPSDSIQEHAPSAKDDRSRKGVAEEKKASDIVQGQAEETPLSQAEKDAVSQADKSAVGQAEKAVVAQAQETVVAQTEEARVAKAEETVVTKAEEAVVAKAEEAVVAQAQETVVAQAEKTVVAQAQETVVAQAEKTVVALVEETVVAQAQETVVAQAEEAVVAQAEEAVVAQAQEAVVAQAQEAVVAQAQEAVVAQAQEAVVAQAEEAVVAQAQEAVVAQAQEAVVAQAQEAVVAQAQEAVVAQVEEAVVAQAQEAVVAKAEEAVVAQVEEVVVAQAEEAVVAQAEEAVVAQAEEAVVAKAEEAVVAQADEATVAQAPDLKENGIDTEKPRSEECKRMEPIAIIITDTEISEFDVKKSKNVPKQFLISMENEQVGVFANDSDFEGRTSEQYETLLIETASSLVKNAIQLSVEQLVNEMVSEDNKINTLLQ; translated from the coding sequence ATGAAAGAGTCTAGCGTAAAAATGGAGAGCGGAGCTTCTGAGATTCAGATAGAAACGAAGGATGAAAAGGAGCCAGGGGCTGTGTGTCCtcagaaagagaggcaggagaggaacaGAGCCACACTCTGcttcaagagaaggaagaaagcaagcaaaatgAAGTCTAAGGTTACTTCCAAGACTGCCGGGGGTACCAAGACACGTCCCCCAGAAGCCGGGGCCTCTGATCAGCCACAGCCAGCCGGGGCCTGGGCCTCCATCAAACGCCTTGTGACACCTAGGAAAAGGTCAGAGTCTTCGAAGACGCAGAAGCCATCTGCCGCTGAAGTCCAGCCCGAGGACGCAGCTCTTCCTAAGAAAAAGGCAAAATCCAGACTTAAGATTCCTTGCATAAGATTCTCAAGAGGGGCAAAGAGAAGTCGTCATTCTAAACTCACGGAAGACTCAGACTACAACATGGGAGTCCAGCAGAGAGGGGCAGATGATTTGGAGATAAAACCCCAGACCCAGCTGGCTGACCAGACAAGCCAGGCTATATCCACCCAGGGCCCACAGGAAGGTGTGTTGGTGGAAGATGGTAAAGATGTCCAAGAACCGCAGGTCAGCCGCAACGTCACATCTGGAGAGAATGTGATTTCCGTAGAACTGGAATTAAAAGATGAGTCTTCTGCTATTCAGATGGGAACCCCCGTGCTAGAAAAGGAAGCTGAAGTGATTAAGGAAAAGCCAAGTGTACAGGCTCAGCAAGCAAGTCCACTTCAGAGTTCAGAAGCAGACAGCCCCTGTCCGGTGGCTTCTCGTGTTCCCGCCTCACCAGCCACTGCGTATCAACGTGGTGTCTACAAACCCAGTGACAGCATCCAAGAGCATGCACCCAGTGCGAAAGATGACAGAAGTAGAAAGGGTGttgctgaagaaaagaaagcaagtgacATTGTGCAGGGCCAGGCGGAAGAAACCCCACTGAGTCAAGCAGAGAAAGATGCTGTCAGCCAGGCAGACAAAAGTGCCGTGGGCCAGGCAGAGAAAGCTGTAGTGGCCCAGGCACAGGAAACTGTAGTGGCCCAGACAGAGGAAGCTCGTGTGGCCAAGGCAGAGGAAACTGTAGTGACCAAGGCGGAGGAAGCTGTCGTGGCCAAGGCAGAGGAAGCTGTCGTGGCCCAGGCACAGGAAACTGTCGTGGCCCAGGCAGAGAAAACTGTCGTGGCCCAGGCACAGGAAACTGTCGTGGCCcaggcagagaaaactgtagtGGCCCTGGTGGAGGAAACTGTAGTGGCCCAGGCACAGGAAACTGTCGTGGCCCAGGCAGAGGAAGCTGTCGTGGCCCAGGCAGAGGAAGCTGTCGTGGCCCAGGCACAGGAAGCTGTCGTGGCCCAGGCACAGGAAGCTGTCGTGGCCCAGGCACAGGAAGCTGTCGTGGCCCAGGCACAGGAAGCTGTCGTGGCCCAGGCAGAGGAAGCTGTCGTGGCCCAGGCACAGGAAGCTGTCGTGGCCCAGGCACAGGAAGCTGTCGTGGCCCAGGCACAGGAAGCTGTCGTGGCCCAGGCACAGGAAGCTGTCGTGGCCCAGGTGGAGGAAGCTGTCGTGGCCCAGGCACAGGAAGCTGTCGTGGCTAAGGCGGAGGAAGCTGTCGTGGCCCAGGTGGAGGAAGTTGTCGTGGCCCAGGCGGAGGAAGCTGTCGTGGCCCAGGCGGAGGAAGCTGTCGTGGCCCAGGCGGAGGAAGCTGTCGTGGCCAAGGCGGAGGAAGCTGTCGTGGCCCAGGCAGATGAGGCAACAGTGGCCCAGGCACCggatctgaaagaaaatggaattgatacagagaaacccagatcAGAGGAATGCAAAAGAATGGAGCCAATTGCTATTATCATTACAGACACTGAAATCAGTGAATTTGATGTTAAGAAATCTAAAAATGTCCCCAAGCAATTCCTAATTTCAATGGAAAATGAGCAAGTAGGGGTTTTTGCTAATGATAGTGATTTCGAAGGGAGAACTTCAGAACAATATGAAACACTCTTAATAGAAACGGCCTCTTCCCTCGTCAAGAATGCTATCCAGTTGTCTGTAGAACAGCTGGTTAATGAAATGGTTTCCgaggacaataaaataaatactctgTTACAGTGA